Proteins co-encoded in one Myxococcus xanthus genomic window:
- a CDS encoding tetratricopeptide repeat protein: MHPALPLLLLALTGAASTPNARGLNTQGFRLYQAGRYPEALERFQASARESPDYALAHYNLAATLGMLRKQGKVCEYSAHRDVIVEHLTQAVKLDARRLTRAKEDADFTPIRDTLGWQKLLGRSPAREADVPVLLREVSWFGPGVGVYGTTQGLRFGPSGRVTLWTKEVGDDGTPRQKETRGRYTVRGRQVALRLNGRAPLEGTLTESGALTFPGLETFTDSPSECEA; this comes from the coding sequence ATGCACCCCGCCCTGCCCCTATTGCTCCTGGCCCTCACGGGCGCAGCGTCCACCCCTAATGCCCGAGGACTGAACACCCAGGGCTTCCGGCTGTACCAGGCGGGGCGCTACCCAGAGGCCCTGGAGCGCTTCCAGGCGTCCGCCCGGGAGTCCCCGGACTATGCGCTGGCCCACTACAACCTGGCCGCCACCCTGGGGATGCTCCGCAAGCAGGGGAAGGTCTGCGAGTACAGCGCCCACCGGGACGTCATCGTCGAGCACCTCACCCAGGCGGTGAAGCTGGATGCCCGGCGGCTCACCCGCGCGAAGGAGGACGCGGACTTCACCCCCATCCGGGACACCCTGGGCTGGCAGAAGCTGCTGGGCCGCAGCCCGGCGAGGGAGGCGGATGTCCCCGTGCTGCTGCGCGAGGTGTCCTGGTTCGGCCCGGGCGTGGGCGTCTACGGCACCACCCAGGGGCTGCGCTTCGGCCCCTCCGGCAGGGTCACCCTGTGGACGAAGGAGGTGGGCGACGACGGGACGCCCCGCCAGAAGGAAACGCGGGGCCGCTACACGGTGCGAGGCAGGCAGGTAGCGCTTCGGTTGAATGGCCGTGCGCCGCTGGAAGGCACGCTGACGGAGTCGGGCGCGCTCACCTTCCCCGGCCTGGAGACGTTCACCGACTCACCTTCGGAATGCGAGGCGTAA
- the nla6 gene encoding enhancer binding protein Nla6 yields the protein MGSARILAVDDERDTCEALADMLSAWGHKVEIAFDGHDALRKANEFRPDVVLSDLAMPETDGLWLLRNLKEELPDCPVVFLTGRGTIDAAVESIREGAYDFIVKPLDTARLKVCIDRALEKKETMREVQTLRRRLKQLGSSDLIAQSVGMRKVIELVEKVAPSKASVSISGESGTGKEVVSRAVHNLSLRRDKPFIAINCASIPATLIESELFGHERGAFTGADQRRPGVFEMAHGGTLFLDELGEIPIELQAKLLRVLEEGKLRRLGGKVEIEVDVRVLCATNRDLKQEIKNGRFREDLYFRLNVFQIHLPPLRERRDDVPILVQHFVDKFRGDSGKRVSGVHPEAMEVLKNYDWPGNIRELRNAVERAVILCDGELITREHLPPDMAGKSPERHTFRLPFGLSLDAVEREYILGSLQRNGNNKARTAEVLGVSEKTLYNKLNRYAAEARAQQAPGGGGGGPLGGQGSDGAMGAMGTNSFVIR from the coding sequence TTGGGCAGCGCACGAATCCTGGCCGTGGATGACGAACGCGACACGTGTGAGGCGCTGGCGGACATGCTCAGTGCCTGGGGGCACAAGGTCGAGATCGCATTCGACGGGCATGACGCCCTTCGCAAGGCGAACGAGTTCCGGCCGGACGTGGTCTTGTCGGATCTGGCCATGCCGGAGACGGATGGGCTCTGGTTGCTGCGCAACCTGAAGGAGGAGCTGCCGGACTGCCCGGTGGTCTTCCTGACGGGGCGAGGCACCATTGACGCCGCGGTGGAGTCCATCCGCGAGGGCGCCTACGACTTCATCGTCAAGCCGCTGGATACCGCGCGGCTCAAGGTCTGTATCGACCGGGCGCTGGAGAAGAAAGAGACGATGCGCGAGGTGCAGACGCTGCGGCGGCGTCTGAAGCAGCTCGGCTCGTCGGACCTGATTGCCCAGTCCGTGGGCATGCGCAAGGTCATCGAGCTGGTGGAGAAGGTGGCGCCCTCCAAGGCCAGCGTGTCCATCAGCGGCGAGTCCGGCACGGGCAAGGAAGTGGTGTCCCGCGCGGTGCACAATCTGTCCTTGCGCCGCGACAAGCCCTTCATCGCCATCAACTGCGCGTCCATCCCGGCCACGCTCATCGAGTCCGAGCTGTTCGGCCACGAGCGCGGCGCCTTCACCGGCGCTGATCAGCGGCGGCCCGGCGTGTTCGAGATGGCCCACGGCGGCACGCTCTTCCTGGACGAATTGGGTGAGATCCCCATCGAGTTGCAGGCCAAGCTCCTGCGCGTGCTGGAAGAGGGCAAGCTGCGCCGGCTGGGCGGCAAGGTGGAGATCGAGGTGGACGTGCGCGTGCTCTGCGCCACCAACCGTGACCTCAAGCAGGAGATCAAGAACGGGCGCTTCCGCGAGGATCTCTACTTCCGCCTCAACGTCTTCCAGATCCACCTGCCGCCCCTGCGCGAGCGCCGCGATGACGTCCCCATCCTGGTGCAGCACTTCGTGGACAAGTTCCGCGGCGACTCCGGCAAGCGCGTCAGCGGCGTGCACCCGGAGGCCATGGAGGTCCTGAAGAACTACGACTGGCCGGGCAACATCCGCGAGCTGCGCAACGCGGTGGAGCGCGCCGTCATCCTGTGCGACGGGGAGCTGATCACCCGCGAGCACCTGCCGCCCGACATGGCCGGCAAGAGCCCGGAGCGCCACACCTTCCGGCTGCCCTTCGGGCTGAGCCTGGACGCGGTGGAGCGCGAGTACATCCTGGGCAGCCTCCAGCGGAACGGGAACAACAAGGCCCGCACCGCCGAGGTGCTGGGGGTGAGCGAGAAGACCCTCTACAACAAGCTCAACCGCTACGCGGCCGAGGCCCGCGCGCAACAGGCGCCCGGCGGCGGTGGCGGCGGCCCCCTGGGCGGGCAGGGGAGTGACGGCGCGATGGGGGCCATGGGCACCAACTCGTTCGTCATCCGCTGA
- a CDS encoding sensor histidine kinase — MAPVGRRRGWNRENPEEFQLVTSTAMSNSAPSVEDAPQPVVGAARYLAVPTLMDSLLHDVRNPLNALAIHLEVLSEKLKVETGSVPPSQEKNLKAMRDQIQRVDGILKLFSDFVVFRGGVPGVADLSEATTRALGVLGHEGRKRRVQVQAAVEAGVQIRLQDTSELGFFLIQTLLRAFRRAENGGSIRVTVRGDETSAVLEVEDSAGACPEPLPEAVAALQLRCSQLGVDLHVRAGLCRLSFSRA, encoded by the coding sequence TTGGCTCCGGTTGGGCGGCGGCGGGGGTGGAACAGGGAAAATCCCGAGGAGTTCCAGTTGGTTACCTCGACAGCAATGTCAAATAGTGCACCCTCTGTTGAGGACGCGCCGCAGCCCGTGGTGGGCGCGGCCCGGTATCTGGCCGTCCCCACGCTGATGGACAGCCTGCTGCACGACGTCCGCAATCCGCTGAACGCGCTGGCCATCCATCTGGAGGTCCTGTCGGAGAAGCTGAAGGTGGAGACGGGGAGCGTGCCGCCGTCGCAGGAGAAGAACCTCAAGGCCATGCGCGATCAGATCCAGCGCGTGGATGGCATCCTGAAGCTGTTCAGCGACTTCGTCGTCTTCCGAGGCGGCGTGCCGGGCGTGGCGGACCTGTCAGAGGCCACCACGCGGGCGCTGGGCGTGCTGGGGCACGAGGGCCGCAAGCGCCGCGTCCAGGTCCAGGCGGCGGTGGAGGCGGGCGTCCAGATCCGTCTGCAGGACACGTCGGAGCTGGGCTTCTTCCTCATCCAGACGCTGCTGCGCGCCTTCCGCCGGGCGGAGAATGGCGGCTCGATCCGCGTCACGGTGCGGGGGGACGAGACGAGCGCGGTGCTGGAGGTCGAGGATTCGGCCGGCGCCTGCCCCGAGCCCCTGCCCGAAGCCGTGGCCGCGCTGCAACTGCGCTGTTCACAGTTGGGCGTTGACCTGCACGTCCGGGCGGGGCTGTGCCGCCTGAGTTTCTCCCGCGCCTGA
- a CDS encoding ArsA family ATPase, with product MSDARVLHFFGGKGGVGKTTLAAAYALRLSEDAPKERVLLVSLDPVRSLSDLVKKKLPAKATKLVPGKGDGGVYGLEVEPAALMKPFLASYLPALSKAAAKGTHVSEDDMGKLYQQAVPGLEELVALFHVVDLLEGEEFDRIVVDAAPTSHTLRLFDLPTSLRKFLGLVKAGGDKTEAPPKKGKKAAAAAEAPGFLEQVGQKAEKLLALLKDPARTAFHLVALAEPVPEAQTRMLFTQLRERGLPVTEIVVNQIEDKDGCPACQGRRGLQAPHVRKFQALDKTVPVHLLGRREVAPRGLDGLALFAKAWAAGKETKALEFAAAEGPPALVRAPSMPPIAAPPLPPTRLIFFVGQGGVGKSSCAAAAAVTLTEKEGPVLLISTDPAHSLSDVLQSRLTDTETQVKGTKGLYARELDIAGWFNALRKRVKEKAEKAFEGAPRSGSEVPADLLYLRNLLECAPPGIDELAALSCLTDALVQERFKRIVVDSAPVVTSVRVVEMAETAKTWLGALHAVLTKHRAKGLAELADDIAGMIKHVKRFEDALASPSEARFVVVTRGEELAAARTERLVEYLKEKKLPVERVLVNRVGPKSTCDKCESRRKLEFNAAKAIEKKLGLPVTMAPALGRHPAGLRELKAFRTAWYALSPPAAKTKAA from the coding sequence ATGAGCGACGCGCGAGTACTTCACTTCTTCGGCGGCAAAGGCGGGGTAGGTAAGACCACGCTCGCGGCGGCATATGCGTTGAGGCTGTCGGAGGATGCGCCCAAGGAGCGGGTGCTGCTCGTGTCGTTGGATCCGGTCCGCTCCCTGTCGGACCTGGTGAAGAAGAAGCTCCCGGCCAAGGCGACCAAGCTGGTCCCGGGTAAGGGAGACGGCGGCGTGTACGGCCTGGAAGTGGAGCCGGCGGCGCTGATGAAGCCCTTCCTGGCCTCCTACCTGCCAGCGCTGTCGAAGGCCGCGGCGAAGGGCACGCACGTGTCGGAAGACGACATGGGCAAGCTGTACCAGCAGGCCGTGCCGGGGCTGGAGGAGTTGGTGGCGCTCTTCCACGTGGTGGACCTGCTGGAGGGCGAGGAGTTCGACCGCATCGTGGTGGACGCCGCGCCGACCAGCCACACCCTGCGGCTGTTCGACCTGCCGACGAGCCTGCGCAAGTTCCTGGGCCTGGTGAAGGCCGGTGGGGACAAGACGGAGGCGCCGCCGAAGAAGGGCAAGAAGGCGGCGGCCGCGGCCGAGGCGCCCGGCTTCCTGGAGCAGGTGGGGCAGAAGGCGGAGAAGCTGCTGGCGCTGCTGAAGGACCCCGCGCGCACGGCCTTCCACCTGGTGGCGCTGGCGGAGCCGGTGCCCGAGGCGCAGACGCGCATGCTCTTCACCCAGCTTCGCGAGCGCGGGCTGCCGGTGACGGAGATCGTCGTCAATCAGATCGAGGACAAGGACGGCTGTCCCGCGTGCCAGGGCCGTCGCGGCCTACAGGCCCCCCACGTCCGCAAGTTCCAGGCACTGGACAAGACGGTGCCGGTGCACCTGCTGGGCCGGCGTGAAGTGGCGCCGCGCGGGCTGGATGGCCTGGCGCTGTTCGCCAAGGCGTGGGCCGCTGGCAAGGAGACCAAGGCGCTGGAGTTCGCCGCGGCCGAAGGGCCTCCGGCGCTGGTGCGCGCGCCGTCCATGCCGCCCATCGCCGCGCCGCCGCTGCCGCCCACGCGGCTCATCTTCTTCGTGGGGCAGGGCGGGGTGGGCAAGAGCTCCTGCGCCGCCGCCGCCGCGGTGACGCTGACGGAGAAGGAGGGGCCGGTGCTCCTCATCTCCACGGATCCGGCGCACTCGCTGTCGGACGTGCTGCAGAGCCGCCTGACGGACACGGAGACGCAGGTGAAGGGCACCAAGGGCCTATACGCTCGCGAGCTGGACATCGCCGGCTGGTTCAATGCCCTGCGCAAGCGGGTGAAGGAGAAGGCGGAGAAGGCGTTCGAGGGCGCGCCCCGGTCGGGCAGCGAGGTGCCCGCGGATCTGCTCTACCTGCGCAACCTTCTGGAGTGCGCGCCGCCGGGCATCGACGAGCTGGCCGCGCTGTCCTGTCTGACGGACGCGCTGGTGCAGGAGCGCTTCAAGCGCATCGTGGTGGACTCGGCGCCGGTGGTGACGTCCGTGCGCGTGGTGGAAATGGCGGAGACGGCCAAGACGTGGCTGGGCGCGCTGCACGCGGTGCTGACCAAGCACCGCGCCAAGGGCCTGGCCGAGCTGGCGGACGACATCGCCGGGATGATCAAGCACGTGAAGCGCTTCGAGGACGCGCTGGCCTCCCCGAGCGAGGCGCGCTTCGTGGTCGTCACGCGCGGCGAGGAGCTGGCCGCGGCCCGCACCGAGCGGCTGGTGGAGTACCTGAAGGAGAAGAAGCTCCCCGTGGAGCGGGTGCTCGTCAACCGCGTGGGCCCCAAGTCCACCTGCGACAAGTGCGAGAGCCGGCGCAAGCTGGAGTTCAACGCGGCGAAGGCCATCGAGAAGAAGCTGGGCCTGCCCGTGACCATGGCGCCGGCCCTGGGCCGTCACCCGGCGGGTCTGCGCGAGCTGAAGGCCTTCCGCACGGCGTGGTACGCGCTGTCGCCGCCGGCCGCCAAGACCAAGGCGGCCTGA